A single Actinomadura algeriensis DNA region contains:
- a CDS encoding VOC family protein: protein MRIELVTIVVDDYDRAIGFFTGVLGFALAEDSPARTNDGRPKRWVVVRPPGGGTGILLARADGERQAAAVGDQVAGRVGFFLRVADFAAEYARLVDAGVEFVTAPRTEPYGRVAVFLDIAGNRWDLLGPA from the coding sequence ATGCGCATCGAGCTGGTGACGATCGTCGTCGACGACTACGACCGGGCGATCGGGTTCTTCACCGGCGTCCTCGGCTTCGCACTCGCCGAGGACTCGCCCGCGCGGACGAACGACGGCCGCCCGAAACGGTGGGTCGTCGTCCGTCCGCCCGGGGGCGGGACCGGAATCCTGCTCGCCCGGGCGGACGGCGAACGGCAGGCGGCCGCCGTCGGCGACCAGGTCGCCGGGCGCGTCGGGTTCTTCCTGCGCGTGGCGGATTTCGCGGCCGAGTACGCGCGGCTGGTGGACGCGGGCGTCGAGTTCGTCACCGCGCCGCGCACCGAACCGTACGGCCGCGTGGCGGTGTTCCTCGACATCGCGGGCAACCGATGGGACCTCCTCGGGCCCGCGTGA
- a CDS encoding Dps family protein, whose product MPADRSTNTTRSSQPWLHVDGTEIQEFGTMRMFPLGLSRDAREYSCQRLNQILADTQILYSHYKKHHWLMRGPTFYQLHLLLDKHAGEQLELVDTIAERVQTLGGVAVGDPRHVAEITVIPRPPNGAEEVPAMLSRLIEAHETILVACHDAAARTQELGDDGTNDLLVSEVIRTNELQAWFLIEHLVDTPLVERPQRSSRHP is encoded by the coding sequence ATGCCGGCCGACCGCTCAACGAACACGACACGTTCCAGCCAGCCGTGGCTGCACGTGGACGGCACGGAGATCCAGGAGTTCGGCACCATGCGGATGTTCCCGCTGGGCCTCTCCCGGGACGCGCGCGAATACTCCTGCCAGCGGCTCAACCAGATCCTGGCGGACACCCAGATCCTCTACAGCCACTACAAGAAGCACCACTGGCTGATGCGCGGCCCGACCTTCTACCAGCTGCATCTCCTGCTGGACAAGCACGCGGGCGAGCAACTGGAGCTCGTGGACACCATCGCCGAGCGCGTCCAGACGCTCGGCGGCGTCGCGGTCGGCGACCCGCGGCACGTCGCGGAGATCACCGTCATCCCGCGCCCGCCGAACGGCGCCGAGGAGGTCCCGGCGATGCTGTCGCGCCTGATCGAGGCGCACGAGACCATCCTCGTGGCCTGCCACGACGCGGCGGCGCGCACCCAGGAGCTGGGCGACGACGGGACGAACGACCTGCTCGTCTCCGAGGTGATCCGCACCAACGAACTCCAGGCGTGGTTCCTGATCGAGCACCTCGTCGACACCCCGCTCGTCGAGCGCCCGCAACGCTCCTCGCGCCACCCCTGA
- a CDS encoding cytochrome P450, with protein sequence MGQGRARAAIDIDDIDFSDLDFWDRPLDEREAAFALLRARPEAAFFAETEDFGAGVGPGYHVLARHADVQEASRLPHVFSSAPGIRIGQKPPVDFEIFDSMIEMDDPRHARLRRIVSRAFTPRMIQRFADDVERTAARIVDDVAGRGSCDFVAEIAARLPLRIICDLMGIDEKDHAFVFERTNVILGADDPEYTDRFDDLPTAMMDAANGLGDLLGDLARVRAERPTDDLTTALINANPDGERLTRQEIAAFFVLLVVAGNETTRNAISHGLVLLTDHPEQRDRWASDFDGYARTAVEEIVRVASPVVYMRRTLTRDHVLESGQRFAEGDKVVLCYWSANRDESVFDDPRRFDIARDPNPHLGFGGAGPHFCLGAHLARREITVVFRELFRRVPDIRASGEPARLRSNFLNGIKRLPCEFTPAG encoded by the coding sequence ATGGGGCAGGGACGAGCGCGCGCCGCGATCGACATCGACGACATCGACTTCTCCGACCTGGACTTCTGGGACAGGCCCCTGGACGAGCGCGAGGCCGCGTTCGCGCTGCTGCGGGCACGTCCGGAGGCGGCGTTCTTCGCCGAGACCGAGGACTTCGGCGCGGGCGTCGGCCCCGGCTACCACGTGCTCGCGCGGCACGCGGACGTCCAGGAGGCGAGCCGGCTCCCGCACGTCTTCAGTTCGGCGCCCGGCATCCGGATCGGCCAGAAGCCCCCGGTGGACTTCGAGATCTTCGACTCGATGATCGAGATGGACGATCCGCGGCACGCGCGGCTCCGCCGGATCGTGTCGCGGGCGTTCACCCCGCGGATGATCCAGCGGTTCGCCGACGACGTCGAGCGGACCGCCGCGCGGATCGTGGACGACGTGGCCGGGCGGGGCTCGTGCGACTTCGTCGCGGAGATCGCCGCCCGGCTGCCGCTGCGGATCATCTGCGACCTGATGGGCATCGACGAGAAGGACCACGCGTTCGTCTTCGAGCGGACGAACGTCATCCTCGGCGCCGACGATCCCGAGTACACCGACCGGTTCGACGATCTCCCGACGGCGATGATGGACGCCGCGAACGGGCTCGGCGACCTCCTCGGGGACCTCGCGCGGGTCCGCGCCGAACGTCCGACCGACGACCTGACGACGGCGCTGATCAACGCCAACCCCGACGGGGAGCGGCTGACCCGGCAGGAGATCGCGGCGTTCTTCGTGCTGCTGGTCGTCGCGGGCAACGAGACGACCCGCAACGCGATCTCGCACGGCCTCGTCCTGCTGACCGACCACCCCGAGCAGCGGGACCGCTGGGCGTCGGACTTCGACGGGTACGCGCGGACGGCCGTCGAGGAGATCGTCCGCGTCGCGTCCCCGGTCGTGTACATGCGGCGGACGCTGACCCGCGACCATGTGCTGGAGAGCGGGCAGCGGTTCGCGGAGGGCGACAAGGTGGTGCTCTGCTACTGGTCGGCGAACCGGGACGAGTCGGTGTTCGACGACCCGCGGCGGTTCGACATCGCCCGCGACCCGAACCCGCACCTCGGGTTCGGCGGCGCGGGCCCGCACTTCTGCCTCGGCGCCCACCTGGCCCGCCGGGAGATCACCGTCGTGTTCCGCGAGCTGTTCCGCCGCGTGCCCGACATCCGCGCGTCCGGCGAACCGGCCCGGCTGCGCTCCAACTTCCTCAACGGGATCAAGCGGCTGCCCTGCGAGTTCACGCCCGCCGGTTGA
- a CDS encoding TMEM165/GDT1 family protein, translated as MNFDPLAVITAFGLIFLAELPDKTMFASLAMGTRMRPLYVWFGTSTAFLVHVALAVGAGSLLSLLPGTAVKLVSAALFAFGAFMLWRGGDEDGEDDAGGKAVTSFWPVYTTAFTAVFVSEWGDLTQITTANLAATNGWLPTAIGSAAALMSVSALALLAGRFIAKRVPLRTVQRVGALCMAGLAVWTLVEAFTA; from the coding sequence ATGAACTTCGATCCGCTGGCGGTCATCACCGCCTTCGGTCTGATCTTCCTCGCCGAACTCCCCGACAAGACGATGTTCGCGTCGCTCGCCATGGGCACGCGCATGCGCCCGCTGTACGTGTGGTTCGGCACGTCCACCGCGTTCCTCGTGCACGTGGCGCTCGCGGTCGGCGCCGGAAGCCTGCTGAGCCTGCTGCCGGGGACGGCCGTGAAGCTGGTGTCGGCCGCGCTGTTCGCGTTCGGCGCGTTCATGCTGTGGCGCGGCGGCGACGAGGACGGGGAGGACGACGCGGGCGGCAAGGCCGTCACGTCGTTCTGGCCCGTCTACACCACGGCGTTCACGGCGGTCTTCGTCAGCGAATGGGGCGACCTGACGCAGATCACCACCGCGAACCTGGCCGCCACCAACGGCTGGCTGCCGACGGCGATCGGCTCGGCCGCCGCGCTGATGTCGGTGTCCGCGCTGGCCCTGCTCGCGGGCCGGTTCATCGCCAAGCGCGTCCCGCTGCGGACCGTCCAGCGGGTCGGCGCCCTGTGCATGGCGGGCCTGGCCGTCTGGACGCTCGTCGAGGCGTTCACGGCCTGA